The following are from one region of the Paenalkalicoccus suaedae genome:
- a CDS encoding RsfA family transcriptional regulator yields the protein MMKVRQDAWSHEDDLLLAETVLRHIREGSTQLRAFDEVGDALHRTSAACGFRWNAVVRDKYEDAVKLAKRHRKQVKRQVAKQESPQVFNTQEIMEFTEELAVEPSYLPPKIEVESSQQFVQEEQSKAPSFVTVINYLHELSRYYEGKNERHVSAVTQELEDLKKAHQLLQQKYQSIQEDYQSIIHIMDRARRMALLDEDRDATAFRMDKNGNLEKVAR from the coding sequence ATGATGAAAGTACGCCAAGATGCTTGGTCCCATGAGGATGATCTATTATTAGCTGAAACTGTGTTACGACATATACGAGAAGGAAGCACCCAGCTACGAGCCTTTGATGAAGTAGGTGATGCACTTCACCGAACATCAGCTGCCTGCGGGTTTAGATGGAATGCAGTAGTGAGAGATAAATACGAGGATGCAGTAAAGCTAGCAAAAAGACATAGAAAGCAAGTGAAACGTCAAGTAGCAAAGCAAGAGTCTCCACAAGTATTTAATACACAGGAGATTATGGAATTTACAGAAGAGTTAGCTGTAGAACCCTCTTACCTTCCGCCTAAAATAGAGGTAGAGAGCTCTCAGCAATTCGTTCAAGAAGAGCAGTCTAAAGCTCCAAGCTTTGTAACAGTTATAAATTATTTGCATGAGCTCTCTCGCTATTACGAAGGGAAAAATGAGCGACATGTATCAGCAGTTACGCAAGAGTTAGAGGATTTGAAAAAAGCGCATCAGCTCTTACAACAAAAATATCAATCTATACAGGAAGACTACCAGTCCATTATTCATATCATGGATCGTGCTCGTCGGATGGCATTGTTAGATGAGGATCGAGATGCGACTGCATTCCGCATGGATAAGAATGGGAACTTAGAGAAGGTTGCAAGGTAG